In Cervus canadensis isolate Bull #8, Minnesota chromosome 6, ASM1932006v1, whole genome shotgun sequence, one DNA window encodes the following:
- the SIX1 gene encoding homeobox protein SIX1, with translation MSMLPSFGFTQEQVACVCEVLQQGGNLERLGRFLWSLPACDHLHKNESVLKAKAVVAFHRGNFRELYKILESHQFSPHNHPKLQQLWLKAHYVEAEKLRGRPLGAVGKYRVRRKFPLPRTIWDGEETSYCFKEKSRGVLREWYAHNPYPSPREKRELAEATGLTTTQVSNWFKNRRQRDRAAEAKERENTENNNSSSNKQNQLSPLEGGKPLMSSSEEEFSPPQSPDQNSVLLLQGNMGHARSSNYSLPGLTASQSAHSLQAHQHQLQDSLLGPLTSSLVDLGS, from the exons ATGTCGATGCTGCCATCGTTCGGCTTCACACAGGAGCAAGTGGCGTGCGTGTGCGAGGTTCTGCAGCAAGGCGGGAACCTGGAGCGCCTGGGCAGGTTCCTGTGGTCGCTGCCCGCCTGCGACCACCTGCACAAGAATGAAAGCGTGCTCAAGGCCAAGGCCGTGGTCGCCTTCCACCGCGGCAACTTCCGCGAGCTCTACAAGATTTTGGAGAGCCACCAGTTCTCGCCTCACAATCACCCCAAGCTGCAACAACTGTGGCTGAAGGCTCACTACGTGGAAGCCGAGAAGTTACGCGGCCGGCCCCTGGGCGCGGTGGGCAAATATCGGGTGCGCCGAAAATTCCCTTTGCCACGAACCATCTGGGACGGCGAGGAGACCAGCTATTGCTTCAAGGAGAAGTCGCGGGGCGTGCTGCGGGAGTGGTACGCACATAACCCCTACCCCTCGCCGCGTGAGAAGCGAGAGCTGGCCGAGGCCACCGGTCTCACCACCACCCAGGTCAGCAACTGGTTTAAGAACCGGAGGCAAAGAGACCGGGCCGCCGAGGCCAAGGAAAG GGAGAACACCGAAAACAATAACTCCTCCTCCAACAAGCAGAATCAACTCTCTCCTCTGGAAGGGGGCAAGCCACTCATGTCCAGCTCAGAAGAAGAGTTCTCACCTCCCCAGAGTCCAGACCAGAACTCGGTCCTTCTGCTGCAGGGCAACATGGGCCACGCCAGGAGCTCCAACTATTCTCTCCCGGGTTTAACAGCCTCGCAGTCAGCGCACAGCCTGCAAGCCCACCAGCATCAGCTCCAGGACTCCCTGCTGGGCCCCCTCACCTCCAGTTTGGTGGACTTGGGGTCCTAA